The following proteins come from a genomic window of Miscanthus floridulus cultivar M001 chromosome 2, ASM1932011v1, whole genome shotgun sequence:
- the LOC136522817 gene encoding uncharacterized protein, translated as MPTAYSLRAPPSAAQQRLRLPLPPPPPPLPFSLAGGGAARRRRLVGVAAASASPFDELHARGRPVHGHSKKSMLWNLIQDIEPLDLSVIQKDVAPETVDAMKRTISGMLGLLPSDQFRVVVEALWNPFFKLLVSSIMTGYTLRNAEYRLSFERNLELSEEVAECPKSDVTEDNHHNINLGRPVTIFRLSEDDMPQDPGKTDEESSYENMGEELGDLTPRTEEYIIQMQSHLDAMKKELHDLRRKNSALQMQQFVGEEKNDLLDYLRSLTPEKVAELSESTCPGVQEAIHSVVHGLLATLSLKIHSKAPPLLDNTSGGVLNLGGEDDDRAELVENASLPFQPLISVPRDYLARLLFWCMLLGHYIRGLEYRLELAQLLRISSDVGSFSGGGDHVV; from the exons ATGCCTACCGCCTACAGCCTCCGCGCGCCGCCCTCCGCCGCGCAGCAGCGCCTCAGGCTGCccctaccgccgccgccgccgccgctgccgtttTCCCTGGCGGGTGGAGGGGCCGCCCGCCGGAGGAGGCTTGTCGGGGTGGCGGCCGCGTCCGCGTCGCCCTTCGACGAGCTGCACGCACGGGGGAGGCCCGTACATGGACACTCCAAG AAATCCATGCTCTGGAACTTGATCCAGGATATAGAGCCCCTGGACCTAAGTGTCATTCAGAAAGATGTTGCTCCTGAAACGGTTGATGCAATGAAGAGGACTATTTCTGGCATGTTGGGTCTGCTTCCATCTGATCAGTTCCGCGTCGTTGTAGAAGCCCTTTGGAATCCCTTCTTCAAGTTATTGGTATCTTCAATTATGACTGG GTATACTCTGCGAAATGCTGAATACAGGCTTTCTTTTGAAAGAAATCTAGAACTGTCTGAAGAAGTTGCAGAATGCCCAAAAAGTGATGTCACTGAAGATAATCATCATAACATCAATTTGGGTAGACCTGTCACTATTTTTAGATTATCAGAAGACGACATGCCCCAGGACCCTGGAAAAACTGATGAAGAATCATCATATGAAAATATGGGAGAAGAGCTCGGTGACTTAACACCACGGACAGAAGAGTACATTATTCAGATGCAATCTCATTTGGATGCCATGAAAAAG GAGCTACATGATCTCAGGAGAAAGAATTCTGCCCTACAGATGCAACAGTTTGTTGGGGAGGAAAAAAATGACTTGCTGGACTATTTGAGGTCACTAACACCAGAGAAG GTTGCTGAACTATCAGAGTCTACATGTCCCGGCGTGCAAGAAGCAATTCATTCTGTGGTTCATGGTCTGCTTGCCACTCTTTCTCTCAAGATACACTCGAAGGCCCCTCCACTGCTAGATAACACTTCTGGGGGTGTCCTAAACCTTGGGGGTGAGGATGATGACCGTGCAGAACTTGTTGAGAATGCTTCCCTCCCATTTCAGCCCCTAATATCTGTTCCCCGTGATTATCTTGCACGTTTGCTGTTCTG GTGCATGCTGCTGGGTCACTACATCCGGGGTCTGGAGTACCGGTTAGAGCTTGCTCAGCTTCTGCGAATATCCAGCGACGTGGGTTCTTTCTCTGGTGGTGGTGATCATGTTGTTTGA